In Thermococcus camini, a genomic segment contains:
- a CDS encoding TRAP transporter permease produces the protein MAEEPSIDVVEIEEVVIERTRTLSPRLELVVKVAAVLIGLYEILFIFNFNYTLYDLFQRLGVELEFLRITFQPKQGEAFVMAMLMVITFLLYPVRKGEKYLRKVFSYDYVMGAAGVVSMLYLFAVYQRYILTSSLNQTDVIFGLLAIIMVIEATRRVLGWVLPMIVVLFLLYGAYAINYDWVRFVQQLYFDEGIFGIPFFVMTIYVFAFIFFGAFLLRIGVSDYITEFMISLFGKRPGGPAKSAVISSALMGTVSGSSVANVLTTGTFTIPLMKKAGYPPEIAGAVEPVASTGGQLMPPIMGAAAFIMAEFLNLPYNKIIIAAVLPALVYYGGVYLFIDLETKRLGLKGMAAEAFKTMAYFLRKLYILLPIVVITVALVWGIAPQIAAISSLGVAIWVAWISRDEIYGNEKLYVAVALLATLLMFLGKDVGKQTSMVLLVMFLLLAVLGVMKRGVTFNEKFYITSLFLLFIALTKYLGMGKEQIVLMTGVFGIVFSILVGYPSALDSGRMMYRATYEAMIDAGKTSVSVMLAAASAGLIQGVLTMTGELTNIGYRLISLTHGNLWLLLLLTMVFSLILGMGVPTTANYIITSLVAAPAIYMLVRNIEPYNQPVPGYTVLIAMLAAHFFVFYFGILADVTPPVALASYAGSAIAGGDFWKTAMNAVKYALAGYIGPYIYFTHPEMFLITVSEWTPAMILRVLYYLVATLFVMYLLAIALTGFYSTRLKSWMRGVIGALGLVGVTLNPIVIGAGVVAWLGLKFYGARFEKSAS, from the coding sequence GTGGCAGAGGAACCCAGTATAGACGTTGTTGAGATAGAGGAGGTCGTGATAGAGAGGACGAGGACCCTGTCCCCGAGGCTGGAGCTCGTGGTCAAGGTGGCGGCGGTGCTCATCGGCCTGTACGAGATTCTGTTCATCTTCAACTTCAACTACACGCTCTACGACCTCTTCCAGCGCCTCGGCGTGGAGCTGGAATTCCTGAGGATAACCTTCCAGCCCAAGCAGGGCGAGGCCTTCGTCATGGCCATGCTCATGGTGATAACCTTCCTCCTCTACCCTGTACGCAAGGGGGAGAAGTACCTCCGGAAGGTTTTCTCCTACGACTACGTCATGGGAGCCGCCGGAGTGGTCTCGATGCTCTACCTGTTTGCGGTCTACCAGCGCTACATACTGACCTCTTCCCTGAACCAGACCGACGTAATCTTCGGCCTGCTGGCCATAATAATGGTCATCGAGGCGACGCGGCGCGTCCTCGGTTGGGTCCTGCCCATGATAGTCGTTCTTTTCCTTCTCTACGGCGCCTACGCTATCAACTACGACTGGGTGCGCTTCGTCCAGCAGCTCTACTTCGATGAGGGAATCTTCGGAATCCCGTTCTTCGTCATGACCATCTACGTCTTCGCCTTCATATTCTTCGGTGCTTTCCTGCTGAGGATAGGCGTCAGCGATTACATCACCGAGTTCATGATAAGCCTCTTCGGAAAGAGGCCCGGCGGCCCGGCGAAGTCCGCGGTCATCTCGAGCGCCCTCATGGGAACGGTCAGCGGTTCGAGCGTTGCAAACGTCCTCACCACGGGAACCTTCACGATTCCCCTCATGAAGAAGGCCGGCTATCCGCCGGAAATAGCCGGAGCCGTTGAGCCGGTCGCTTCAACCGGCGGCCAGCTGATGCCACCGATAATGGGCGCGGCGGCCTTCATCATGGCCGAGTTCCTCAATTTACCGTATAACAAGATTATCATCGCGGCCGTCCTTCCTGCTCTGGTCTACTACGGCGGGGTCTACCTCTTCATAGACCTCGAGACCAAGAGGCTGGGCCTTAAGGGCATGGCGGCCGAGGCCTTCAAGACCATGGCCTACTTCCTGCGCAAGCTCTACATCCTCCTGCCGATAGTCGTCATCACCGTTGCTCTCGTGTGGGGAATAGCGCCGCAGATAGCTGCTATATCGTCACTCGGAGTTGCCATATGGGTTGCGTGGATATCAAGGGACGAGATATATGGAAATGAGAAGCTCTACGTCGCGGTCGCACTGCTGGCAACGCTCCTGATGTTCCTGGGTAAGGACGTCGGAAAGCAGACCTCCATGGTTCTTCTGGTCATGTTCCTCCTGCTGGCCGTGCTAGGGGTAATGAAGAGGGGCGTCACCTTCAACGAGAAGTTCTACATAACCTCCCTCTTCCTGCTGTTCATAGCCCTGACCAAGTACCTTGGAATGGGCAAGGAGCAGATAGTTCTCATGACCGGCGTATTTGGAATAGTCTTCTCAATCCTCGTCGGCTACCCTTCGGCACTCGACAGCGGCAGGATGATGTACCGCGCGACCTACGAGGCGATGATAGACGCCGGCAAAACCAGCGTCAGCGTCATGCTCGCGGCCGCCAGCGCGGGCCTCATACAGGGCGTCCTCACAATGACCGGCGAGCTTACAAACATCGGCTACCGCCTCATCAGCCTCACCCACGGAAACCTCTGGCTTCTCCTCCTGCTCACGATGGTCTTCAGCCTCATCCTCGGAATGGGTGTCCCCACGACCGCCAACTATATCATCACCTCACTCGTCGCCGCTCCAGCAATTTACATGCTGGTCAGGAACATCGAACCCTACAACCAGCCGGTTCCGGGCTACACCGTCCTCATAGCCATGCTCGCGGCCCACTTCTTCGTCTTCTACTTCGGAATCCTCGCAGACGTTACCCCACCGGTGGCCCTTGCCAGCTACGCCGGCTCGGCAATAGCAGGCGGCGACTTCTGGAAGACCGCTATGAATGCTGTGAAGTACGCGCTCGCCGGTTACATAGGTCCGTACATATACTTCACCCACCCGGAGATGTTCCTCATAACGGTCTCTGAGTGGACTCCAGCGATGATACTGAGGGTGCTCTACTACCTGGTGGCAACGCTCTTCGTCATGTACCTCCTGGCGATAGCGCTGACCGGCTTCTACAGCACCCGCCTTAAGTCCTGGATGCGCGGAGTAATCGGCGCCCTCGGTCTGGTAGGGGTGACCCTGAACCCCATCGTCATAGGGGCAGGGGTCGTGGCGTGGCTCGGCCTGAAGTTCTACGGGGCACGGTTCGAGAAGAGCGCCTCCTAG
- a CDS encoding RNA ligase partner protein: MRFVLDTSIFVNPEIRGKFGDSPTEAMRAFLDYAEKLFGRIEFYMPPGIYREVMHFVDEEELLPEVELYIIKKPPNVHDIKIPAFVVYELIDDIRRRIDKGLRVAERAVREGVIETDNVDRIIQKLRRNYRKALREGIVDSKEDFELILLAKELDATIVSADVGILTWAQKMGIKWIDAANFREVLEGLVDKLGGGKNL; this comes from the coding sequence ATGCGGTTCGTCCTCGACACGAGCATCTTTGTCAACCCCGAGATACGGGGAAAGTTCGGCGACAGTCCGACCGAGGCGATGCGCGCTTTTCTGGACTATGCCGAGAAGCTCTTCGGTAGAATAGAGTTCTACATGCCCCCTGGCATCTACAGGGAGGTTATGCATTTCGTAGATGAGGAGGAGCTCCTTCCCGAGGTCGAGCTGTACATAATCAAAAAGCCCCCGAACGTTCACGACATCAAAATCCCCGCCTTCGTCGTCTACGAGCTGATAGACGACATAAGGCGGAGGATAGACAAGGGCCTCCGCGTCGCCGAGAGGGCGGTAAGGGAGGGGGTCATCGAGACCGATAACGTGGACAGGATAATCCAGAAACTCCGCAGAAACTACCGCAAAGCCCTCCGCGAGGGTATAGTGGACAGCAAGGAGGACTTTGAGCTGATCCTTCTCGCAAAGGAGCTCGACGCAACTATAGTTTCCGCCGACGTTGGCATACTCACCTGGGCGCAGAAGATGGGTATTAAATGGATAGACGCCGCCAACTTCAGGGAGGTCCTTGAGGGTCTGGTGGACAAACTGGGAGGAGGGAAAAATTTATAA
- the surR gene encoding sulfur metabolism transcriptional regulator SurR codes for MTEPDIFYILGNKVRRDLLSHLTCTECYFSFLSSKVSVSSTAVAKHLKIMEREGILKSYEREGPFIGPARKYYDIAISKTYVATVTPNLFWYRGLDLGGESPEKTTIDLSRIPREHDSLLGMVYSFHELTSELEKVLKALQAVEGRREVLMRQIKERYLKEIGDMTQLAILHYILLVGEATVDELSDRLNLKEREVLVKAQELDRFVPLIIKDGTIKIDEERLKQKLGGESDARED; via the coding sequence ATGACTGAACCGGACATCTTTTACATCCTGGGGAACAAGGTGAGGCGCGATCTGCTCAGCCACCTCACCTGCACTGAATGTTACTTCAGCTTCCTGAGCAGCAAGGTTAGCGTTTCTTCGACGGCCGTTGCAAAGCACCTTAAAATCATGGAGCGAGAGGGCATACTAAAGTCCTACGAGAGGGAGGGACCCTTCATCGGGCCTGCGAGGAAATACTACGACATAGCCATATCAAAGACGTACGTTGCCACCGTTACGCCGAACCTGTTCTGGTACCGGGGGCTCGATCTGGGGGGAGAATCCCCGGAGAAAACCACAATAGACCTGTCCCGCATTCCCCGGGAACACGATTCGCTCCTGGGCATGGTCTACTCCTTCCATGAACTGACTTCAGAGCTTGAAAAGGTTCTCAAGGCCCTTCAGGCAGTTGAGGGCAGACGCGAGGTGCTCATGAGGCAGATAAAGGAGCGCTACCTCAAGGAGATTGGCGATATGACCCAGCTCGCGATACTGCACTACATCCTCCTCGTCGGAGAGGCCACCGTTGACGAGCTCAGCGACAGACTCAACCTCAAGGAGAGAGAGGTCCTGGTCAAGGCCCAGGAGCTGGACAGGTTCGTACCGTTAATAATAAAAGACGGCACCATTAAAATTGACGAAGAAAGGCTCAAACAAAAACTTGGCGGTGAAAGCGATGCCAGAGAGGATTAA
- a CDS encoding geranylgeranyl reductase family protein yields the protein MSWKYDVVVVGAGIAGPIVARNVAKSGYSVLLIDKKSAIGTPKQCAEGISIKVFEKYGIPYDRRFINREIYGAKLYSPSGYELELRYKEASGVILERKVFDKMLAYYAAKAGADVLARTEALDVIRKDGKIAGIKAKHEDETVEIHADIIVAADGVESTIARKAGINTYAPPHEFDSSYEYEMLIEGYDPDLIHLWFGNEIAPRGYVWVFPKDEDRANVGIGINSDNPQTAKYYLDKWLRENEIPAKKILEVNVGVVPVGGFVKELAKDNVVVVGDAARQVNPMHGGGMAEAMEAGTIASKWIVKALEEENLGLLRNYTTEWWETDGKRLEKVLKVRKVTEKLSDEDLDLFIQVLSGADAEKIAGGDYGEVIRALLKHPKVILSPRRIKLLRELL from the coding sequence ATGAGCTGGAAATACGACGTCGTCGTTGTCGGCGCCGGAATCGCCGGGCCGATAGTGGCGAGGAACGTTGCCAAATCAGGTTATTCGGTTCTGCTCATCGATAAGAAGTCCGCCATCGGCACGCCCAAGCAGTGCGCCGAGGGCATAAGCATAAAGGTCTTCGAAAAGTACGGCATCCCCTACGACAGGCGCTTCATAAACCGTGAGATTTATGGGGCAAAGCTCTACTCACCCAGCGGATACGAGCTTGAGCTCAGGTATAAAGAGGCCAGCGGCGTTATCCTTGAGAGGAAGGTCTTCGACAAGATGCTGGCCTACTACGCGGCAAAGGCCGGTGCCGACGTCTTAGCGAGAACCGAGGCTCTGGACGTCATCAGGAAGGACGGGAAGATAGCAGGCATCAAGGCCAAGCACGAGGATGAGACTGTTGAGATCCATGCAGATATCATAGTCGCGGCGGACGGCGTGGAGAGCACCATAGCCAGGAAGGCCGGCATAAACACCTATGCCCCCCCACATGAGTTCGATTCAAGCTACGAGTACGAGATGCTCATCGAGGGCTACGACCCGGACCTGATACACCTCTGGTTCGGCAACGAGATAGCGCCGAGGGGCTACGTCTGGGTCTTCCCGAAGGACGAGGACAGGGCCAACGTCGGCATAGGCATCAACTCAGACAACCCGCAGACGGCCAAGTACTACCTCGACAAGTGGTTGAGGGAGAACGAGATTCCGGCTAAGAAGATCCTCGAGGTGAACGTCGGCGTTGTCCCGGTCGGCGGCTTCGTCAAGGAGCTGGCTAAGGACAACGTGGTCGTCGTCGGTGATGCTGCCAGGCAGGTAAACCCGATGCACGGCGGTGGAATGGCCGAGGCCATGGAGGCAGGAACGATAGCGAGTAAGTGGATAGTCAAGGCCCTCGAAGAGGAGAACCTCGGACTGCTCAGGAACTACACGACCGAATGGTGGGAGACCGACGGAAAGAGGCTCGAAAAGGTTCTCAAGGTCAGGAAGGTCACGGAGAAGCTCAGCGACGAGGACCTGGACCTCTTCATCCAGGTACTCAGCGGCGCCGACGCAGAAAAGATAGCGGGAGGCGACTACGGAGAGGTTATCAGGGCACTCCTCAAGCACCCGAAGGTCATCCTCAGCCCGAGGAGAATAAAGCTCCTCAGGGAGCTTCTCTGA
- a CDS encoding DUF362 domain-containing protein translates to MPERIKVIVNEDRCYLCGGCAGVCPTLAIEVHSSGWEFFQDKCISCRICISACPVGALSAEPLEVSE, encoded by the coding sequence ATGCCAGAGAGGATTAAAGTCATCGTGAACGAGGACCGGTGCTACCTCTGCGGGGGCTGCGCCGGTGTCTGCCCCACCCTTGCAATTGAAGTGCACTCCAGCGGCTGGGAGTTCTTCCAGGACAAGTGCATAAGCTGCAGGATATGCATCAGCGCCTGCCCCGTTGGAGCGCTCAGCGCCGAACCCCTGGAGGTGAGCGAATGA
- the topA gene encoding DNA topoisomerase I, protein MVTLIIAEKPNVARKIAYALAEGKPGRKTIGKVPYYEFTRDGKRIIVAPAVGHLFSLAPKTKIYGYPIFDIEWVPVYVAEKGKSYAKDYIKALATLAKRADEFVVACDYDTEGEVIGYTALKYACGVDPSKAKRMKFSALTKKDLLKAWYNLEPTINFGMADAGIARHVLDWYWGVNLSRALTSAIKRASGKWQVLSTGRVQGPTLKFLVDREKEIQNFKPTPYWVIKMLLEKNGGQYTAVYEKERILDENEAKRIVEEAKKGPAFVENVEVKQQNRHPPVPFDLGTLQREAYSAFGYSPKKTLELAQKLYERGLSSYPRTSSQKLPKNLNFRSILQNLAKLPEYKPFAHELLGKDKLKPVEGKKDDPAHPAIYPTGELPKPGELTKDEANLYDLIVRRFLALFMEPAVREIMKVVINSNSHRFILSGARTVKEGWLKVYGKYVKFDEVILPAFKENEPVKVIQIKREKKKTKPPARYSPAAVIKRMEDLGIGTKATRAQILETLYSRGYIEGKRKIKVTPLGMRVVEALEKNVPDIVSVELTKAFEEKMEEIMAGKAKKENVIEESKSQLIKILKVFKEREMDIGKMLMETTGTGATTSKTAARKAGAVKELSEEEEKAVKKAVDKGERRKEYLVLGKCPKCGGDLVVRYNRKTGKRFVGCSNWPKCNVTYPLLQRGEIIPTNKTCCGGAPVVKIREKGREYEICVDMNCRDWKKGKK, encoded by the coding sequence ATGGTAACGCTCATCATAGCCGAGAAACCTAACGTGGCCAGAAAGATAGCCTACGCCTTAGCTGAGGGCAAGCCGGGGAGGAAGACCATCGGCAAGGTTCCCTACTACGAGTTCACGCGCGACGGAAAGAGGATAATCGTCGCTCCAGCAGTTGGCCACCTCTTCTCTCTCGCACCGAAGACTAAAATCTACGGCTATCCAATCTTTGATATCGAGTGGGTTCCCGTCTATGTGGCCGAAAAGGGAAAAAGCTACGCCAAGGACTACATCAAGGCATTGGCAACGCTCGCCAAGCGCGCCGACGAGTTTGTGGTGGCATGTGACTACGATACCGAAGGTGAAGTTATTGGCTACACCGCCCTCAAGTACGCCTGCGGCGTTGACCCGTCAAAGGCAAAGCGCATGAAGTTCTCCGCCCTCACCAAAAAGGACCTCCTCAAAGCCTGGTACAATCTCGAACCGACTATAAACTTCGGAATGGCCGATGCCGGAATAGCGCGCCACGTCCTCGACTGGTACTGGGGTGTGAACCTCTCCAGGGCTTTAACCTCGGCCATAAAGCGTGCCAGCGGCAAGTGGCAGGTTCTCTCCACCGGCCGCGTCCAGGGGCCGACGCTTAAGTTTCTGGTTGACAGGGAGAAGGAGATTCAGAACTTCAAACCCACACCGTACTGGGTAATCAAGATGCTCCTCGAGAAGAACGGGGGGCAGTACACGGCCGTTTACGAGAAAGAGCGCATACTCGATGAAAACGAGGCGAAGCGCATCGTTGAGGAGGCAAAAAAAGGCCCTGCCTTCGTGGAGAATGTCGAGGTGAAGCAGCAGAACAGGCATCCCCCGGTTCCCTTCGACCTTGGAACCCTGCAGAGGGAAGCTTACTCCGCCTTTGGATACAGCCCGAAGAAGACGTTGGAGCTTGCACAGAAGCTGTATGAGCGCGGGCTCTCGAGCTATCCCAGGACAAGCTCGCAGAAGCTACCCAAGAACCTCAACTTCCGCTCCATTCTCCAGAACCTCGCCAAGTTACCCGAGTACAAGCCATTCGCCCATGAGCTTTTGGGGAAGGATAAGCTCAAGCCCGTTGAGGGTAAGAAGGACGACCCCGCCCATCCGGCAATCTACCCGACGGGTGAACTACCCAAGCCTGGCGAGCTTACCAAGGACGAGGCCAACCTCTACGACCTCATTGTCAGGCGCTTCCTGGCCCTCTTCATGGAGCCGGCGGTGAGGGAGATTATGAAGGTCGTGATAAACTCCAACTCCCATCGCTTCATTCTGAGCGGTGCAAGAACGGTTAAGGAGGGCTGGTTGAAAGTCTACGGCAAGTACGTCAAGTTCGACGAGGTGATCCTTCCCGCGTTTAAGGAGAACGAGCCGGTCAAAGTCATCCAGATAAAGCGCGAGAAGAAGAAGACGAAACCTCCAGCCCGCTATTCGCCCGCGGCGGTTATCAAGAGGATGGAGGACCTCGGCATAGGAACCAAGGCCACCCGCGCCCAGATTCTGGAGACCCTCTACAGCCGCGGTTACATTGAGGGCAAGCGGAAGATAAAGGTCACTCCCCTCGGCATGCGCGTCGTTGAGGCCTTGGAGAAGAACGTGCCTGACATAGTGAGCGTCGAACTCACGAAAGCCTTCGAGGAGAAGATGGAGGAGATAATGGCCGGGAAAGCAAAGAAAGAAAACGTCATCGAGGAGAGCAAGAGCCAGCTCATCAAAATCCTGAAGGTCTTCAAGGAAAGAGAGATGGACATAGGGAAGATGCTCATGGAGACCACCGGAACTGGGGCGACCACCTCAAAAACGGCCGCCAGAAAAGCTGGCGCCGTGAAGGAGCTTAGCGAGGAAGAGGAGAAGGCGGTTAAAAAGGCCGTTGACAAAGGAGAGAGGAGGAAGGAGTACCTCGTGCTGGGCAAGTGCCCCAAGTGCGGCGGCGATCTCGTGGTGCGCTACAACAGAAAGACCGGTAAGCGCTTTGTGGGCTGCTCCAACTGGCCGAAATGCAACGTCACATATCCACTCCTCCAGCGCGGCGAGATAATCCCGACCAACAAGACCTGCTGCGGCGGCGCGCCGGTGGTTAAGATACGCGAGAAGGGCCGTGAGTACGAGATATGCGTTGACATGAACTGCCGGGATTGGAAGAAGGGAAAGAAGTAA